The following proteins are co-located in the Bordetella bronchialis genome:
- a CDS encoding Maf family nucleotide pyrophosphatase: MPLSATRLILASTSPYRRELLSRLRLPFDVIAPGVDETPLPGEAPAQLALRLAVAKARAVSALHPGAVVIGSDQVATVDGAAIGKPGDFERARAQLRMLSGRDVEFHSALAVTDGQRTAQADIVTHCRFRSLGDAAIEAYLRAETPYDTAGSAKAESLGIALMESLRSDDPTAIIGLPLIALTGMLAQFGLDPLAPAGASR; encoded by the coding sequence ATGCCCTTGTCCGCTACGCGCCTGATCCTTGCCTCCACCTCGCCCTACCGGCGGGAATTGCTCTCCCGCCTGCGCCTGCCCTTCGACGTCATCGCGCCTGGCGTCGATGAAACTCCCCTTCCTGGCGAAGCGCCGGCCCAGCTCGCGCTGCGGCTGGCCGTAGCCAAGGCACGGGCGGTCTCCGCCCTGCACCCCGGCGCAGTCGTCATCGGCTCGGACCAGGTCGCCACCGTGGACGGAGCGGCGATAGGCAAACCGGGGGACTTCGAGCGCGCGCGGGCGCAGCTGCGCATGCTGTCGGGCCGCGACGTGGAATTCCATAGCGCCCTGGCGGTTACCGACGGACAGCGCACGGCGCAGGCCGACATCGTGACCCACTGCCGCTTCCGGTCCCTGGGCGACGCGGCGATCGAAGCCTATCTGCGCGCCGAAACGCCCTACGATACCGCCGGCAGCGCCAAGGCGGAAAGCCTGGGCATCGCGCTCATGGAAAGCCTGCGCAGCGACGATCCCACCGCCATCATCGGCCTGCCGCTGATCGCCCTGACCGGGATGCTGGCGCAGTTCGGCCTGGACCCGCTGGCCCCGGCCGGCGCCTCTCGCTAA
- a CDS encoding YceD family protein: MAQAGIIDAFEFARLGKEASGSLPLARFGRAAQGLPLQPRDETGLVHWSVRGETGKQGEPLLHLHVRATPLLVCQRCMEPFVYPIDAHASLHLVKSEAELDDGLDDGHGMGDGGVEAAIDDAPEKVVGSRRFDLLEQIEDELILNIPYVPRHEVCPGAPLKTRAGDPGDGADAEKRPSPFAVLEKLKQKH; encoded by the coding sequence ATGGCGCAGGCAGGCATTATCGACGCGTTCGAGTTTGCGCGGCTGGGCAAGGAAGCCTCCGGCAGCTTGCCGCTTGCCCGGTTCGGGCGCGCGGCGCAAGGCCTGCCGTTGCAGCCGCGCGACGAAACCGGCCTGGTGCACTGGTCGGTGCGCGGGGAAACCGGCAAGCAGGGCGAGCCGCTGTTGCATCTGCATGTGCGCGCCACGCCGCTGCTGGTCTGCCAGCGCTGCATGGAGCCTTTCGTCTACCCCATCGATGCGCACGCGAGTCTGCATCTGGTCAAGTCCGAAGCAGAGCTCGATGACGGTCTCGACGACGGGCACGGCATGGGCGACGGCGGGGTTGAAGCCGCTATCGACGATGCGCCGGAAAAGGTGGTCGGGTCGCGCCGCTTCGATCTGCTGGAGCAAATCGAAGACGAACTGATCCTGAATATTCCGTATGTGCCCAGGCATGAAGTCTGTCCGGGCGCGCCGCTGAAGACCCGCGCCGGGGATCCGGGCGACGGTGCCGACGCGGAAAAGCGTCCATCGCCGTTCGCGGTGCTGGAAAAATTGAAGCAAAAACATTGA
- the rpmF gene encoding 50S ribosomal protein L32, whose translation MAVQQNKKSPSKRGMHRSHDFLTAPSTAIEPNTGETHLRHHISPNGFYRGRKVIKTKSDE comes from the coding sequence ATGGCTGTTCAACAAAACAAGAAGTCCCCGTCCAAGCGTGGCATGCACCGCTCGCACGACTTTCTGACCGCGCCGTCCACGGCGATCGAACCCAACACGGGCGAAACGCACCTGCGTCATCACATCAGCCCGAACGGTTTCTACCGCGGCCGCAAAGTCATCAAGACGAAGAGCGACGAATAA